In Sphingobacterium thalpophilum, a genomic segment contains:
- a CDS encoding IS4 family transposase, translated as MINLNVFSQILSLIDRELFKDLVSKHKSDKHQKGINSWTHLVSMLFCHFSSADSVRDISNGLRSTTGNLNHLGVVRAPSKSNISYINTHRTHELFKDLYYSVLDRLWQKDTHFRKDLGQLKRKVYLMDASIIPLCLSVFDWAKFRSTKGAVKLHTVLDYDGCLPVFMQITDGKVHESQRAGSYSFSKGSVVVVDRGYVDYSWLGDLDSRGCYFVTRSKVNMKYKVIKSYQSEALMEKGILKDELIELSGAACNKYNGKPLRLVHFWDSTTGNEYHFLTNNTKWKASLVANIYKQRWHIEVFFKHLKQRLKVSTFIGTSENAVMIQIWTSLIGILLLKYLQKKAKYDWNLSNLVAFIRMNIFVKINIWQWIDDPFFRPPIKGKKGQLKIFAD; from the coding sequence ATGATAAATTTAAATGTTTTTAGTCAGATTTTATCTCTTATCGACCGCGAATTATTCAAAGATTTGGTTTCAAAGCACAAAAGTGACAAACATCAGAAAGGGATCAACAGCTGGACGCATCTAGTCAGTATGCTTTTCTGTCATTTTTCCTCGGCAGATTCGGTTCGTGATATTAGTAACGGTCTACGCAGTACCACTGGTAATCTGAACCACTTAGGTGTAGTAAGAGCTCCAAGTAAGTCTAATATATCCTATATCAACACACACCGTACCCATGAACTTTTCAAAGATCTTTACTATTCTGTTTTGGATAGGCTTTGGCAAAAGGACACCCATTTTCGCAAAGATCTTGGTCAGCTAAAGCGTAAAGTATATCTGATGGATGCAAGCATCATCCCCTTATGTCTATCTGTATTTGACTGGGCAAAGTTTCGCAGCACCAAAGGTGCCGTAAAGCTGCACACTGTCTTGGATTATGATGGCTGCCTACCTGTTTTTATGCAGATTACCGATGGAAAAGTACATGAGAGCCAGCGAGCCGGTAGTTACAGTTTTTCCAAGGGAAGCGTGGTGGTAGTGGACCGTGGCTACGTGGATTACAGCTGGCTTGGGGATTTGGACAGCAGGGGGTGTTACTTCGTTACCAGGAGTAAAGTTAATATGAAGTACAAGGTTATCAAGTCCTATCAGAGTGAAGCACTCATGGAAAAGGGGATCCTTAAGGATGAGCTCATTGAGCTATCCGGTGCTGCCTGCAATAAATACAACGGCAAGCCGCTACGCCTAGTCCACTTTTGGGACAGCACCACTGGCAATGAGTACCACTTTTTGACCAATAATACGAAGTGGAAGGCTTCTTTGGTGGCAAACATCTATAAACAACGCTGGCATATCGAAGTCTTCTTCAAGCATCTAAAGCAGCGCTTAAAAGTATCGACATTCATAGGGACTTCTGAAAATGCAGTGATGATCCAGATCTGGACTTCACTCATTGGCATATTACTGTTAAAATACTTACAAAAAAAGGCCAAATATGACTGGAACCTGTCCAATCTGGTCGCATTCATCAGAATGAATATCTTCGTGAAAATAAACATCTGGCAATGGATAGATGATCCCTTTTTCAGGCCGCCTATAAAAGGAAAAAAGGGACAGCTAAAGATCTTCGCAGATTGA